In a single window of the Desulfuromonas sp. TF genome:
- a CDS encoding sigma-54 dependent transcriptional regulator, translated as MSREKRLQNKRSVAKVNILVVDDTPPNLELLSEILTEDGFDVRPAKSGGLALMSARTITPDLVLLDIMMPGMDGYEVCRLLKEDERTRDVPVIFISALEETVDKVKAFDAGGVDFISKPFQAAEVLARVRTHLALRRVQTKLEEQNARLEREIAERQKAEVELSRFQAHLEGILEKKLRHPEAFKSIVSQSEKMRSVFQYIEALACSSEPVLITGESGVGKELIARAIHDVCQPQQPWVPVNIAGLDDNVFADTLFGHVKGAFTGADHVRAGMIEKAASGTLFLDEIGDLSPVSQIKLLRLIQEKEFMPLGSDTPQKVNARIVVATNVDLDQKQKTGAFRKDLYFRLCTHRIEIPPLRERKEDIPILLDHLLTEAAREMDKKKPTPPSELPLLLSNYPFPGNVRELRAMVFNAVSMHRGRTLSMESFKKSMGIFRKDPVSEDAFQERPLLTFHERLPTLREAADLLVREAIARTRGNQSMAARLLGITQPALSSRLKKMTE; from the coding sequence ATGAGCAGAGAAAAAAGACTCCAGAACAAGAGGTCCGTGGCCAAGGTGAATATTCTGGTGGTTGATGATACTCCGCCAAACCTTGAGCTCCTGTCGGAGATTCTCACCGAAGACGGCTTCGATGTGAGACCGGCTAAAAGCGGCGGTCTGGCCTTGATGTCGGCTCGGACCATCACGCCGGATCTGGTACTCCTGGATATCATGATGCCGGGAATGGACGGCTATGAAGTCTGCCGCTTGCTGAAGGAAGACGAACGGACCCGGGACGTGCCGGTCATCTTCATCAGCGCCCTGGAGGAGACTGTCGACAAGGTCAAGGCCTTTGATGCCGGCGGGGTCGATTTTATCTCCAAACCTTTTCAGGCAGCGGAAGTTCTGGCCAGGGTCAGGACCCACCTGGCCCTTCGAAGGGTGCAGACCAAACTCGAAGAACAAAATGCCCGGCTTGAACGGGAAATCGCCGAGCGCCAGAAAGCCGAGGTGGAGCTCTCCAGATTTCAGGCCCACCTGGAAGGTATCCTGGAAAAAAAACTGCGGCACCCGGAGGCATTTAAAAGCATTGTCTCCCAAAGTGAAAAGATGCGTTCCGTCTTTCAATATATCGAAGCCCTTGCCTGCAGCTCCGAACCGGTCCTGATCACTGGGGAAAGCGGTGTCGGCAAAGAGCTGATCGCCCGGGCCATCCATGATGTCTGCCAGCCGCAACAGCCCTGGGTCCCCGTCAACATCGCCGGTCTCGACGACAATGTTTTTGCCGACACCCTTTTCGGGCATGTGAAGGGGGCCTTCACCGGAGCGGACCATGTTCGCGCCGGCATGATCGAGAAGGCGGCGAGCGGCACCCTTTTTCTGGATGAAATCGGTGATTTGAGCCCGGTATCGCAAATCAAGCTGCTACGCCTGATCCAGGAAAAGGAATTCATGCCCCTGGGCAGTGATACCCCTCAGAAGGTCAACGCCCGGATCGTCGTTGCGACAAACGTCGATCTCGATCAGAAACAGAAAACCGGGGCGTTTCGAAAGGATCTGTATTTCAGGCTTTGTACCCATCGCATAGAAATTCCTCCCCTTCGAGAGAGGAAAGAGGATATTCCGATTCTCCTCGACCATCTCCTGACGGAGGCGGCCCGGGAGATGGACAAGAAGAAGCCGACCCCGCCATCGGAACTCCCGCTTTTACTTTCCAATTATCCTTTTCCCGGAAACGTCCGTGAATTGCGGGCCATGGTGTTCAATGCCGTGAGTATGCACAGGGGCCGCACGCTTTCCATGGAATCTTTCAAAAAAAGCATGGGAATCTTCAGAAAGGATCCGGTAAGCGAGGACGCCTTCCAGGAAAGGCCCCTGTTGACCTTTCATGAGCGTCTGCCGACCCTGAGGGAGGCCGCCGACCTTCTGGTCAGAGAAGCCATAGCGCGGACCCGGGGCAACCAGTCCATGGCGGCGAGGCTGCTCGGCATCACCCAGCCTGCCCTCAGCAGCAGATTGAAGAAAATGACCGAGTAA